Proteins encoded by one window of Chondromyces crocatus:
- a CDS encoding ExbD/TolR family protein, whose translation MSSRTKKFVIRPASGMNSDINVTPLVDVVLVLLIIFMVVTPLPEKDIAVRVPDTEKVETTDEVPKDQLLVRVMADGKLNLNTGEAEAPVAREDLVNKLREQLDRRRRPEEKVVFVVAEDGANYGGVVGVLDQAKEAGATVLGMMTEVPDEAPANGGEPAPPPAP comes from the coding sequence ATGTCGTCCCGCACGAAGAAATTCGTCATCCGGCCGGCGTCGGGGATGAACTCCGACATCAACGTCACGCCGCTGGTCGACGTCGTGCTGGTGCTGCTGATCATCTTCATGGTGGTCACGCCCCTGCCCGAGAAAGACATCGCGGTACGCGTACCGGACACCGAGAAGGTCGAGACCACCGACGAGGTGCCGAAGGATCAGCTCCTCGTGCGCGTCATGGCGGACGGCAAGCTGAACCTCAACACGGGGGAAGCCGAGGCGCCTGTCGCTCGGGAGGACCTGGTGAACAAGCTGCGCGAGCAGCTCGACCGCCGCCGTCGGCCCGAAGAGAAGGTCGTCTTCGTCGTGGCCGAGGATGGAGCCAACTACGGAGGCGTGGTCGGTGTCCTCGATCAAGCGAAGGAAGCTGGGGCCACCGTGCTGGGCATGATGACCGAGGTGCCCGACGAAGCTCCTGCGAACGGTGGGGAGCCAGCTCCTCCACCCGCGCCTTGA
- a CDS encoding lysophospholipid acyltransferase family protein, whose product MTEVRALARVNHFTTNVAFPLARFLSGTARDAADDFTTRLLGRDFEERLRRVAVPLASASSGVDPFGLDPAWAKYAVGLAAFFHRFYFRTTVTGIERVPSGRVLLVANHSGQLPFDGMLIGASMFLDAEPPRIMRSMIEKWTQTLPFVSTCFSRVGQVVGVPENAKRLLDMGAAILVFPEGSRGISKPFSQRYQLREFGLGFMRLALETDTPIVPVSVIGAEEQYISFGNMERVAKALGMPSFPLLPQFLLPGGQLPLPTKYRIHFGEPMHFRGDPDDDDAVAAEKVESVRARIQSMLNRGLKERKSVFW is encoded by the coding sequence ATGACGGAGGTTCGCGCTCTCGCGAGGGTCAACCACTTCACGACGAACGTCGCGTTCCCGCTCGCCAGGTTCCTGAGCGGCACGGCGCGCGACGCCGCGGACGATTTCACCACGCGCTTGCTGGGGCGCGACTTCGAGGAGCGCCTCCGTCGCGTCGCGGTCCCGCTGGCGTCTGCATCGAGCGGCGTCGATCCGTTCGGTCTCGACCCTGCGTGGGCCAAGTATGCGGTCGGACTCGCCGCCTTCTTTCATCGTTTCTACTTCCGCACGACCGTGACCGGGATCGAGCGGGTCCCGAGTGGACGGGTCCTGCTCGTCGCGAACCACTCGGGGCAGCTCCCGTTCGACGGAATGCTGATCGGCGCGTCGATGTTTCTCGACGCCGAGCCCCCCAGGATCATGCGCAGCATGATCGAGAAGTGGACGCAGACCTTGCCGTTCGTCTCGACCTGCTTCTCCCGCGTGGGACAGGTGGTCGGCGTCCCCGAGAACGCGAAGCGACTGCTCGACATGGGCGCCGCGATCCTCGTCTTCCCCGAAGGCTCGCGCGGCATCTCCAAGCCGTTCTCCCAGCGCTACCAGCTCCGCGAGTTCGGCCTCGGCTTCATGAGGCTCGCCCTGGAGACCGACACCCCCATCGTCCCTGTCTCCGTGATCGGCGCAGAAGAGCAGTACATCTCCTTCGGCAACATGGAGCGCGTCGCCAAGGCGCTGGGGATGCCCTCGTTCCCCCTGCTCCCCCAGTTTCTCCTGCCAGGCGGCCAGCTTCCTCTCCCGACGAAGTACCGGATCCACTTCGGCGAGCCGATGCACTTCCGGGGCGACCCCGATGATGACGACGCCGTGGCCGCCGAGAAGGTGGAGAGCGTGAGGGCGCGGATCCAGTCGATGCTCAACCGCGGATTGAAGGAACGGAAAAGCGTCTTCTGGTGA
- a CDS encoding type IV pilus twitching motility protein PilT, whose protein sequence is MTTPYASEAFIHQLLGKALAAQASDIHLKVGQPPGARVRGDMVYFRVDKIRPEDSEAAAKVLLTGRPAHGQLGSLQEVDTSYSVAGLGRFRVNIYRQRGSLAIVMRSVPLKIPTLEELGVPAAVRSLAEQDRGIALVVGGAASGKSTTLAAMVGHINASFARHVVSVEDPIEFLHEDNRASISQRELGTDTDSYPTGLRAALRQDPDVIMSSALPDPESLELALQAAETGHMVLSAVHTVDVARTLARLVSLGRHAVEFRERLADCLQGIVAQRLLPRRDGAGLILAVEILVATPAVRDAIRRPEVGPPVRELMEKGGAPFGMQTFDTHLRALVAQGSLAKEVARIATVL, encoded by the coding sequence GTGACGACCCCGTACGCCTCCGAGGCGTTCATCCATCAGCTCCTCGGCAAGGCGCTCGCTGCCCAGGCGAGCGACATCCACCTGAAGGTAGGCCAGCCGCCTGGCGCCCGCGTTCGGGGCGACATGGTCTACTTCCGCGTCGACAAGATCCGCCCCGAGGACAGCGAGGCCGCGGCCAAGGTGCTCCTCACCGGGCGCCCAGCTCACGGTCAGCTCGGCTCCCTCCAGGAGGTCGATACCTCGTACTCCGTGGCGGGGCTCGGCCGGTTCCGGGTCAACATCTATCGTCAGCGTGGCTCCCTCGCGATCGTCATGCGGAGCGTGCCCCTCAAGATCCCCACGCTGGAGGAGCTCGGAGTTCCTGCGGCGGTTCGCTCGCTGGCCGAGCAGGATCGGGGGATCGCCCTCGTCGTCGGAGGGGCGGCGAGCGGCAAGAGCACCACGCTTGCAGCCATGGTCGGCCACATCAATGCCAGCTTCGCAAGACACGTGGTCAGCGTCGAGGACCCCATCGAGTTCCTCCATGAGGACAACCGCGCCAGCATCAGCCAGCGGGAGCTGGGGACGGACACGGACTCGTACCCGACGGGGCTCCGCGCCGCGCTCCGTCAGGATCCCGATGTCATCATGAGCAGCGCGCTGCCCGATCCCGAGAGCCTCGAGCTGGCCCTCCAGGCCGCCGAGACCGGGCACATGGTCCTCTCCGCGGTCCACACCGTCGACGTCGCTCGCACCCTGGCCCGCCTCGTGTCCCTCGGTCGCCACGCCGTGGAGTTCCGCGAGCGCCTCGCCGACTGTCTCCAGGGGATCGTCGCTCAGCGTCTCTTGCCACGCCGTGACGGCGCCGGCCTCATCCTGGCCGTCGAGATCCTCGTGGCCACCCCGGCGGTGCGTGACGCGATCCGAAGGCCCGAGGTCGGTCCTCCTGTGCGGGAGCTCATGGAGAAGGGGGGCGCACCCTTCGGCATGCAAACGTTCGACACCCACCTCCGCGCCCTCGTCGCCCAGGGCTCGCTCGCCAAAGAGGTCGCCCGGATCGCCACGGTTCTCTGA
- a CDS encoding NAD-dependent epimerase/dehydratase family protein, protein MRPVLITGICGRLGRRLARRLHRERRVIGVDRRSFEGRPKDIEHHQIDLRRKKMQDIFRHERPAAVVHLGVMHNPRIDQVEHHTWNVTGFQRLLEYVAQYEVPKLIMLSSANVYGPRPDNAQFLTEEAPLLGGAMFSDIRDLIEIDMLAQSFFWKQPQTETVVLRPAHILGPVRNAPSNYLRLSVIPTLLGFDPMVQVIHHDDVVSAIVQALEPGVRGVFNLAGPPPLPLSELIDRTGRSRVPVPHFLMRNVIQRLWSFRATSFPAPELDHIRYVCMVDDRRARKILGYTHQFDIQDTVRAVDGVL, encoded by the coding sequence ATGCGCCCGGTGTTGATCACGGGCATCTGTGGGCGGCTCGGGCGCAGGCTGGCGCGGCGACTGCATCGTGAGCGTCGGGTGATCGGCGTCGACCGGCGCTCGTTCGAGGGCCGTCCCAAGGACATCGAGCACCACCAGATCGACCTCCGCCGCAAGAAGATGCAGGACATCTTTCGCCACGAGAGGCCTGCCGCGGTGGTGCACCTCGGGGTCATGCACAACCCGCGGATCGATCAGGTCGAGCACCACACCTGGAACGTGACGGGCTTTCAGCGGCTCCTCGAGTACGTCGCGCAGTACGAGGTGCCGAAGCTGATCATGCTCTCCAGCGCGAACGTGTATGGTCCGCGCCCTGACAACGCACAGTTCCTCACCGAGGAGGCTCCTCTCCTCGGCGGAGCGATGTTCAGCGACATCCGCGATCTCATCGAGATCGACATGCTGGCGCAGTCCTTCTTCTGGAAACAGCCGCAGACCGAGACGGTGGTCTTGCGCCCGGCGCACATCCTCGGACCCGTCCGGAACGCGCCGTCCAACTACCTCCGTCTGAGCGTCATCCCGACGCTGCTCGGCTTCGATCCGATGGTGCAGGTCATCCATCATGACGATGTGGTGAGCGCCATCGTGCAAGCGCTGGAGCCAGGGGTGAGGGGGGTGTTCAACCTGGCAGGGCCACCGCCGCTGCCCCTCTCGGAGCTGATCGACCGCACGGGTCGGAGTCGGGTCCCGGTCCCTCACTTCCTCATGCGGAACGTCATCCAGCGCCTCTGGAGCTTCAGGGCCACCTCGTTTCCGGCCCCCGAGCTGGACCACATCCGGTACGTGTGCATGGTCGACGATCGGCGCGCGCGGAAGATCCTGGGGTATACTCATCAGTTCGACATTCAGGACACCGTGCGGGCGGTCGACGGGGTCCTGTAG
- a CDS encoding AgmX/PglI C-terminal domain-containing protein, with protein sequence MGRAFQSLDRPIQACFDEATTRNPSLGGRFTLRMRVAPDGNLKWAYLGESDLGDRQLERCVLSSVRDRQWPRPVGGDGLAERGYEIESRSPAKELTEKWAKPAVAKARANAWTCRKGLQGRVKATVHIAPNGRVLGASITPPDERYEDVADCVADAIEKVRFGKVGRRMKLSFDLFW encoded by the coding sequence ATGGGACGCGCCTTCCAGTCCCTCGATCGCCCGATCCAGGCCTGCTTCGACGAGGCCACGACGCGCAACCCATCCCTGGGAGGGCGGTTCACCCTGAGGATGCGGGTGGCACCGGACGGAAACCTGAAATGGGCCTATCTGGGCGAGAGCGATCTCGGCGATCGCCAGCTCGAGCGTTGCGTGCTGAGCAGCGTCCGCGACAGGCAGTGGCCGAGACCCGTGGGGGGAGATGGACTCGCCGAGCGTGGCTACGAGATCGAGTCACGATCTCCAGCCAAGGAGCTGACGGAGAAGTGGGCGAAGCCCGCTGTCGCGAAGGCCCGAGCCAATGCCTGGACGTGCCGTAAAGGGCTCCAGGGGCGCGTGAAGGCCACGGTCCACATCGCTCCCAATGGCCGAGTGCTCGGCGCCAGCATCACCCCACCGGATGAGCGGTATGAAGACGTCGCCGACTGCGTGGCCGACGCGATCGAGAAGGTCCGGTTTGGTAAGGTGGGACGGAGAATGAAGCTGAGCTTCGATCTCTTCTGGTGA
- a CDS encoding SRPBCC family protein produces the protein MPIYEKRSRIAATPERVFAFHEAPDALERLTPPWESARVLEKSAGIDVGAKVALVMRLGPVSIRWDAEHTAYEKGRMFQDVQRKGPFRKWEHTHTMLPDGEGGCWLVDRIDYEVPLGKLGTWVADRMVRKRLERMFTYRHDLTRRACEERT, from the coding sequence ATGCCCATCTACGAGAAGCGCTCCAGGATCGCCGCCACCCCCGAGCGCGTCTTCGCTTTCCACGAAGCCCCCGACGCGCTGGAGAGACTCACCCCGCCCTGGGAGTCGGCACGGGTCTTGGAGAAGTCGGCAGGTATCGACGTCGGCGCCAAGGTGGCCCTCGTGATGCGCCTGGGCCCTGTGAGCATCCGCTGGGACGCCGAGCACACGGCCTACGAGAAAGGGCGGATGTTCCAGGACGTGCAGCGGAAGGGTCCCTTCCGCAAATGGGAACATACGCACACCATGCTCCCCGACGGTGAGGGAGGCTGCTGGCTCGTGGACCGGATCGACTACGAGGTCCCCCTCGGCAAGCTCGGCACCTGGGTGGCGGATCGGATGGTCCGGAAGCGACTCGAACGCATGTTCACCTACCGCCACGACCTCACACGACGCGCGTGCGAGGAGCGCACGTGA
- the bioB gene encoding biotin synthase BioB: MPQVAAHHTPETTGALRHDWTVEEAVALHELPLFELIDRARAAHRLYHGAHEVQLCTLLSVKTGGCPEDCAYCPQSSRHDSDVEPARMLDVDEVLAAARRARDAGSTRFCMGAAWREVKEGPAFDRVLDMVRGVKALGLEACCTLGMLTENQAARLKEAGLDAYNHNLDTSRRAYRSIISTRTYDERLTTLDNVRRAGITVCSGGIIGMGETIADRCAMLVELARLDPHPESVPVNALVRAAGTPLESLPPVDPLALVRMIAVARILMPKAMVRLSAGRTEIGREAQLLCLYAGANSIFYGDRLLTTPNPGPDTDRALIDDAGLTPMAPAPAG, from the coding sequence ATGCCTCAGGTTGCAGCACACCACACGCCGGAGACCACGGGCGCGCTTCGCCACGACTGGACGGTCGAAGAAGCGGTCGCCCTGCACGAGCTCCCCCTGTTCGAGCTCATCGATCGCGCGCGCGCGGCGCATCGCCTGTATCACGGCGCGCATGAGGTGCAGCTCTGCACCCTCCTCAGCGTGAAGACCGGCGGCTGCCCGGAAGATTGCGCCTACTGTCCGCAGTCGAGCCGTCATGACAGCGATGTCGAGCCGGCGCGCATGCTCGACGTCGACGAGGTCCTCGCGGCGGCACGTCGCGCCAGGGACGCCGGCTCCACGCGGTTCTGCATGGGGGCCGCTTGGCGTGAGGTGAAGGAAGGACCTGCCTTCGATCGCGTTCTCGACATGGTGCGGGGCGTGAAAGCGCTCGGCCTCGAGGCGTGCTGCACGCTCGGCATGCTCACCGAGAACCAGGCCGCTCGTCTCAAGGAGGCAGGCCTCGACGCTTACAACCACAACCTCGATACCTCTCGGCGTGCCTACCGGTCGATCATCTCCACCCGCACGTACGATGAGCGTCTCACCACCCTCGACAACGTGCGTCGGGCGGGCATCACCGTCTGCTCCGGGGGCATCATCGGCATGGGCGAAACGATCGCCGACCGCTGCGCCATGCTCGTCGAGCTCGCGCGTCTCGATCCGCATCCCGAGAGCGTGCCGGTGAACGCTCTCGTTCGGGCTGCTGGCACTCCCCTGGAGAGCCTCCCTCCCGTCGATCCGCTCGCGCTGGTGCGCATGATCGCCGTCGCACGCATCCTGATGCCGAAGGCCATGGTCCGCCTCTCCGCGGGGCGCACCGAGATCGGTCGGGAGGCGCAGCTTCTCTGTCTCTATGCTGGTGCCAACTCCATCTTCTACGGCGACCGGCTGCTCACCACGCCGAACCCTGGCCCCGATACGGATCGTGCCCTCATCGACGACGCCGGCCTCACCCCCATGGCGCCGGCGCCTGCGGGCTGA
- a CDS encoding TonB family protein, with protein sequence MFDSVLGHATASKGRLGAGTVLSVIAHGIVIAGVLYISTRPVEEEKKDVEVTFFAPPPPPPPPPPPPPPGGKKTPKTDIQKPKPIQRPDVIYDSKEKPKEKPPEPPKEKEEDEGEEGGVPGGVPGGVPGGVVGGVVGGVLGGQLGSPTPPPPPEPPKPQYQILPFGAGMTRPSQACSPIYTPQARAAHVEGLAIVKCNISAQGVCSSCSIIKGLPHMDQAILSAMNGCRVAPVTLQGQPIAVSYVFNLRLKAP encoded by the coding sequence ATGTTCGACTCGGTTCTAGGTCACGCTACCGCCTCGAAGGGGCGCCTCGGAGCGGGCACGGTCCTCTCCGTCATTGCGCACGGCATTGTGATTGCCGGCGTCCTCTACATCTCCACTCGTCCTGTAGAGGAGGAGAAGAAAGACGTCGAAGTCACGTTCTTCGCGCCACCGCCGCCTCCACCGCCGCCGCCGCCTCCACCACCGCCAGGCGGGAAAAAGACACCAAAGACCGACATCCAGAAGCCGAAGCCGATCCAGCGGCCCGACGTCATTTACGACTCCAAGGAGAAACCGAAGGAGAAGCCGCCGGAGCCTCCCAAGGAGAAGGAAGAAGACGAAGGGGAGGAGGGGGGCGTGCCGGGTGGCGTGCCGGGTGGCGTTCCCGGGGGCGTCGTTGGTGGTGTCGTCGGGGGGGTCCTTGGTGGACAGCTCGGTAGTCCGACACCGCCTCCACCCCCGGAGCCGCCGAAGCCTCAGTATCAGATCCTGCCATTCGGTGCTGGAATGACCCGGCCGAGCCAGGCGTGCTCGCCGATCTATACGCCGCAGGCCCGGGCAGCCCACGTGGAAGGGCTGGCCATCGTGAAATGCAATATATCCGCCCAGGGTGTTTGCAGCTCCTGCTCGATCATCAAAGGACTGCCGCACATGGATCAGGCAATCCTTTCAGCCATGAACGGATGCCGCGTTGCCCCGGTGACTTTGCAGGGGCAGCCGATCGCGGTGTCCTACGTCTTCAACCTCCGGCTCAAGGCACCCTGA
- a CDS encoding MotA/TolQ/ExbB proton channel family protein, giving the protein MQFTLVELWGHMGLFARLVVICLGIMSVASLIVFGERLLVSLKSKGASRDFAVRVGPLLAKGDLEAAASSVKPKSELGYLGRVINAGLVAYQNSAPSKLPAPHDERDGVFDSVARALERQSQREIISLKRGYGLIATVGSTAPFVGLLGTVMGIVTAFQMMADSGSGGLGTVSAGIAEALVTTAFGLLVAIPAVMAYNWLQGWIDARSIDIAESSNEFLDIVAKRLDGRLGADADDDSDSEEEAA; this is encoded by the coding sequence ATGCAATTCACATTGGTAGAGCTCTGGGGCCACATGGGCCTGTTTGCCAGGCTGGTCGTGATCTGCCTCGGGATCATGTCCGTGGCGTCGCTGATCGTATTCGGCGAGCGGCTCCTCGTGTCGCTCAAGTCCAAAGGAGCATCGCGTGATTTTGCGGTCCGTGTCGGGCCTCTCCTTGCGAAGGGGGACCTGGAGGCCGCCGCGAGTTCGGTCAAGCCGAAGAGCGAGCTTGGCTACCTCGGTCGCGTGATCAACGCCGGGCTGGTTGCTTATCAGAACAGCGCGCCGTCCAAGCTTCCCGCGCCGCATGACGAGCGCGATGGGGTGTTCGACTCGGTAGCTCGCGCTCTGGAGCGACAGAGCCAGCGCGAGATCATCTCGCTGAAGCGCGGCTACGGTCTCATCGCGACCGTCGGCTCGACGGCACCGTTCGTCGGACTTCTCGGGACCGTCATGGGTATCGTGACCGCCTTCCAGATGATGGCGGACTCGGGCTCAGGTGGTCTCGGCACGGTCTCGGCCGGTATCGCCGAGGCGCTCGTGACCACGGCGTTCGGTCTGCTCGTCGCGATCCCGGCCGTCATGGCGTACAACTGGCTTCAGGGGTGGATCGACGCCCGTTCCATCGACATCGCGGAGTCGTCGAACGAGTTCCTCGACATCGTCGCCAAGCGGCTCGACGGACGCCTCGGTGCCGACGCGGATGATGACTCGGACTCCGAAGAAGAGGCCGCCTGA
- a CDS encoding TonB-dependent receptor, whose protein sequence is MITGKVIDASTGKAAADVVVTATSPALLGEQIVVTDGTGQYRIPQLPPGDYTLRFEKETFKPSSRSGITLRSAVTIRIDQQLAPEAVQAGAGEEIVVVGRAPTVDVGSSTFAQNINQDFTRRIAVAPPAGKGGAQRSFESVAEIAPGAKSDTYGTSINGTTSPENQYVIDGVSVNDPAFGIIGTPLTMEFIKEVNVVTGGYMPEYGRSTGGVLDVVTKSGGNEFHGSVFFNISPGSMEGRREIVQREGQTVLTEPYLGNIRDYGFEIGGPIIKDKLWFFAGVDIALTTRRVERYLNRIRGFDTNPDDDATSSRSGENTGFGNPYRSDSGFTLVDEIEGTRRKYYGTSQTIQYIGKLTYQVNQDNTLTLSVYGSPSSSGGNGRLGILSASGGMEGGTFNGPYQAIGHEYVDSATDVSLRWQSAFNNKRVLLDTTLGWHHQVSKTLASDGTTVHDIAAGRGLAGVPRVIWRRNANPGFHSIGEFESLPPEAVAGCEPRVLTRPDGTTRTVMPCPAQTYNSGGPSLLSDATLDRLQFKSIVTGLFEGLGHHVVKGGIDVELMMYDNTRGYSGRQVFRESTGGGNFQDYRMYGFLTGPNVSDYVIFDQIQANSMSTTFGGFVQDSWSIMDKVTVNLGVRYDAQYLMGNDGNVALALPNQWSPRLGVVYDFTQQGRSKLFANYARYYQSVPLNILDRAFGNERQIMSLRPSVAGGGTCDPRDPAQATGAACQADSGRMAINGPYDPNQYWLPLSGGKAAVDSSITPQSSDEFMIGGEYEIFPSARLGATYTRRWLNQVIEDMSRDDGNTYFLGNPGSGIATDFPEATRTYDAVTLYFMKTFADLWLAQATYTASYLRGNIAGLYRPETGQLDPNINSDFDLISLLPNRFGALPGDRTHEIKLYGSKGFEIPGGMLLDLGLSFRSRSGGPTNYLGSHPLYGGGEAYILPRGSGERLPWQHDFDGRIGFSLNLAKDSMLTVSMDIFNMFNFQQVASVDQVYTNSDVLPCVDGTPGQLLPSGGDSCIRKNDGSPFTEEDRNPNFGNPLSYQMPRTFRFGARVTF, encoded by the coding sequence GTGATTACGGGCAAGGTCATCGACGCATCGACGGGTAAAGCCGCCGCGGACGTCGTTGTCACTGCCACCTCGCCCGCTCTGCTGGGCGAGCAGATTGTGGTTACGGACGGGACTGGACAGTATCGTATCCCCCAACTGCCCCCCGGTGACTACACTCTCCGGTTCGAGAAGGAGACCTTCAAGCCTTCGTCCCGTAGCGGGATCACCCTCCGCTCTGCGGTGACCATTCGTATCGATCAACAGCTCGCTCCCGAGGCCGTCCAGGCTGGTGCTGGCGAGGAGATCGTGGTCGTCGGTCGTGCACCGACGGTCGACGTCGGATCCAGCACGTTCGCACAGAACATCAACCAGGATTTCACGCGTCGCATCGCGGTGGCGCCGCCTGCCGGGAAGGGCGGCGCGCAGCGCTCCTTCGAGTCGGTCGCGGAAATCGCACCTGGCGCGAAGTCCGACACGTACGGCACCTCGATCAACGGCACGACCTCCCCCGAGAACCAGTACGTCATCGACGGCGTATCGGTGAACGATCCTGCCTTCGGCATCATCGGTACGCCCCTCACCATGGAGTTCATCAAGGAGGTGAACGTGGTGACCGGCGGATATATGCCCGAGTACGGACGGTCCACCGGCGGTGTTCTCGATGTCGTGACCAAGAGCGGTGGTAACGAGTTCCACGGCTCCGTGTTCTTCAACATCAGCCCTGGATCCATGGAAGGGCGGCGCGAGATCGTCCAGCGTGAGGGTCAGACCGTCCTCACCGAGCCCTACCTCGGCAACATCCGGGACTACGGCTTCGAGATCGGCGGCCCGATCATCAAGGACAAGCTCTGGTTCTTCGCCGGTGTCGACATCGCGCTGACGACCCGCCGGGTCGAGCGTTACCTGAACCGAATCAGGGGCTTCGACACGAACCCCGACGACGACGCGACCAGCAGCCGCTCGGGTGAAAATACCGGGTTCGGAAACCCCTACCGAAGCGACAGCGGCTTCACCCTCGTCGACGAGATCGAGGGTACGCGGCGCAAGTACTACGGTACGTCGCAGACCATCCAGTACATCGGCAAGCTGACGTACCAGGTCAACCAGGACAACACCCTGACCCTGAGCGTCTACGGTTCGCCGAGCAGCTCCGGTGGCAATGGCCGCCTGGGCATCCTGTCCGCCTCGGGTGGCATGGAGGGCGGAACCTTCAACGGCCCCTACCAGGCGATTGGTCACGAGTACGTCGACAGCGCCACCGACGTGTCGTTGCGCTGGCAGTCGGCGTTCAACAACAAGCGCGTCCTGCTCGACACGACCCTCGGCTGGCATCACCAGGTCTCCAAGACGCTGGCCTCCGACGGGACGACCGTTCACGACATCGCGGCCGGCCGCGGCCTCGCCGGCGTTCCCCGCGTCATCTGGCGCCGTAACGCGAACCCCGGCTTCCACTCGATCGGCGAGTTCGAGTCGTTGCCCCCCGAGGCGGTTGCTGGCTGCGAGCCCCGCGTCCTCACCCGGCCCGACGGCACCACCCGGACGGTCATGCCCTGCCCTGCGCAGACCTACAACAGCGGCGGTCCCTCGCTCCTCAGCGACGCCACGCTCGATCGTCTGCAGTTCAAGAGCATCGTCACCGGCCTCTTCGAGGGCCTCGGCCATCACGTCGTCAAGGGCGGCATCGATGTCGAGCTGATGATGTACGACAACACCCGCGGCTACAGCGGCCGTCAGGTGTTCCGTGAGAGCACGGGCGGCGGGAACTTCCAGGACTACCGTATGTACGGCTTCCTGACGGGTCCCAATGTCAGCGACTACGTGATCTTCGACCAGATCCAGGCGAACTCGATGTCGACCACCTTCGGTGGCTTCGTCCAGGATAGCTGGAGCATCATGGACAAGGTCACCGTCAACCTCGGTGTCCGCTACGACGCGCAGTACCTGATGGGCAACGACGGCAATGTCGCCCTCGCCCTGCCCAACCAGTGGTCGCCTCGTCTCGGTGTCGTCTACGACTTCACCCAGCAGGGTCGCTCCAAGCTGTTCGCGAACTACGCTCGCTACTACCAGAGCGTCCCGCTGAACATCCTCGACCGTGCGTTCGGCAACGAGCGTCAGATCATGTCGCTCCGCCCCAGCGTTGCTGGCGGTGGCACCTGCGATCCTCGTGATCCCGCCCAGGCGACCGGCGCTGCTTGCCAGGCCGACAGTGGGCGTATGGCCATCAACGGCCCTTACGACCCGAACCAGTACTGGCTGCCGCTCAGCGGTGGCAAGGCAGCGGTCGACTCCAGCATCACGCCGCAGTCCTCCGACGAGTTCATGATCGGTGGCGAGTACGAGATCTTCCCCTCGGCCCGCCTCGGCGCGACCTACACCCGCCGCTGGCTGAACCAGGTCATCGAGGACATGAGCCGCGACGACGGCAACACGTACTTCCTCGGTAACCCCGGCTCCGGCATCGCGACCGACTTCCCCGAGGCCACCCGTACCTATGATGCGGTGACCCTCTACTTCATGAAGACGTTCGCGGACCTCTGGCTTGCCCAGGCGACCTACACGGCGTCTTACCTGCGCGGCAACATCGCCGGCCTCTACCGGCCGGAGACGGGCCAGCTCGACCCCAACATCAACTCGGACTTCGACCTCATCTCGCTGCTCCCGAACCGCTTCGGCGCCCTGCCCGGCGATCGCACGCACGAGATCAAGCTGTACGGCTCGAAGGGCTTCGAGATCCCGGGCGGGATGCTGCTCGACCTCGGCCTCTCGTTCCGCAGCCGTTCCGGTGGTCCGACGAACTACCTCGGTTCTCACCCCCTCTACGGCGGTGGCGAGGCCTACATCCTCCCGCGCGGCAGCGGCGAGCGGCTCCCGTGGCAGCACGACTTCGACGGCCGTATCGGGTTCTCCCTCAACCTCGCGAAGGACAGCATGCTCACGGTGTCGATGGACATCTTCAATATGTTCAACTTCCAGCAGGTCGCTTCGGTTGACCAGGTTTACACGAACTCCGACGTGCTCCCTTGCGTCGACGGGACCCCGGGGCAGCTGCTGCCGAGCGGCGGCGATAGCTGCATCCGGAAGAACGACGGTTCGCCGTTCACCGAGGAAGACAGGAACCCCAACTTCGGCAACCCCCTCTCCTACCAGATGCCTCGGACCTTCCGGTTCGGTGCTCGGGTGACCTTCTAG
- a CDS encoding ExbD/TolR family protein has translation MGMAAGPSKGFKNEINVTPLVDVVLVLLIIFMVVTPMLQRGKDVKLPQAKQIEEEKKDADPLILSVTLEKTTWVENDQYDDDGLAKRLGDEFIRAPGRKVLVKGDNRLTFGDVRRVMEIARKSGAKSVGLAVEQLKE, from the coding sequence ATGGGGATGGCTGCAGGCCCTAGCAAGGGCTTCAAAAACGAGATCAACGTCACGCCGCTGGTCGACGTCGTCCTCGTCCTCCTCATCATCTTCATGGTCGTGACGCCAATGCTGCAGCGCGGCAAAGATGTGAAGCTGCCGCAGGCGAAGCAGATCGAAGAAGAAAAGAAGGACGCTGATCCGCTGATCCTCTCCGTGACCCTGGAGAAAACGACCTGGGTCGAGAACGATCAGTACGACGACGATGGCCTGGCCAAACGGCTGGGCGACGAGTTCATCCGAGCACCAGGCCGCAAGGTGCTGGTGAAGGGTGATAACCGCCTCACCTTCGGCGATGTCCGCAGGGTGATGGAAATCGCGCGCAAGTCAGGCGCCAAGAGCGTCGGCCTCGCGGTCGAGCAGTTGAAGGAGTAA